Proteins from one Natrinema salinisoli genomic window:
- a CDS encoding DNA topoisomerase I produces the protein MELIITEKDNAARRIADILSGGTYDSSRENGVNVYEWGGKRCVGLSGHVVGVDFPSEYSDWRDVEPVELIDASVEKTATKENIVATLRLLSRRAQRVTIATDYDREGELIGKEAYDIVRNVDEEVPIRRVRFSSITENEVQSAFDEPDELDFDLAAAGEARQIIDLIWGAALTRFLSLSAGQLGEDFISVGRVQSPTLKLIVDREREIEAFDPEDYWELFADLQKDETTFEAQYFYRDEDDNEAERVWEEAVADEVYETLADRDAATVVDVNRRTRTDSPPTPFNTTQFIRAASAIGYSAKRAMSIAEDLYTAGYMTYPRTDNTVYPDDLDPEELLDEFVGHPTLGDSAESLLEADEIVPTEGDEETTDHPPIHPTGEIPSRGEISDDEWEIYELVVRRFYATVADAAVWEHLKVVAEVDDYRLKSNGKRLVEAGYHDVYPYFSTKENYVPDVDEGEELGLSDVELEAKETQPPRRYGQSRLIETMEDLGIGTKSTRHDILEKLYDRGYVESDPPRPTRLAMAVVEAAEDYADRIVSEEMTAQLEADMDAIASGEATLDDVTDDSREMLEEIFANLGDSRDEIGDHLRKSLKDDKRLGPCPECGEDLLVRRSRHGSYFIGCDGYPDCENTLPLPSTGKPLILEEECEDHGLNEVKMLAGRQTFVHGCPLCKAEDAGEGPVLGECPDCGEEHGGELAVKTLQSGSRLVGCTRYPDCEYSLPLPRRGDIEVTDEHCEEHELPEIVVHSGDEPWELGCPICNYQEFQARESETGSDLEALEGVGAKTVEKLADAGIEDLDDLTDADPDAVADDVEGVSADRIRGWQAKA, from the coding sequence GTGGAGCTGATAATCACGGAGAAGGACAACGCAGCCCGCCGGATCGCAGACATCCTGAGCGGCGGGACCTACGACTCGAGTCGCGAAAACGGAGTCAACGTCTACGAGTGGGGCGGCAAGCGCTGCGTGGGGCTGTCGGGCCACGTCGTCGGCGTCGACTTCCCCTCGGAGTACTCCGACTGGCGGGACGTCGAGCCGGTCGAGTTGATCGACGCAAGCGTCGAGAAGACGGCGACGAAGGAGAACATCGTCGCGACGCTGCGATTGCTGTCCCGGCGCGCCCAGCGGGTAACGATCGCGACGGACTACGACCGCGAGGGGGAACTGATCGGGAAGGAAGCGTACGACATCGTCCGAAACGTCGACGAGGAGGTGCCGATCCGCCGCGTTCGGTTCTCCTCGATCACGGAAAACGAAGTGCAGAGCGCCTTCGACGAGCCCGACGAGCTCGACTTCGATCTCGCCGCCGCCGGCGAAGCCCGCCAGATCATCGACCTCATCTGGGGCGCTGCACTCACCCGCTTCCTCTCGCTCTCTGCCGGCCAGCTGGGCGAGGACTTCATCTCCGTCGGCCGGGTGCAGTCGCCGACGCTGAAGCTCATTGTCGACCGCGAGCGCGAGATCGAGGCGTTCGATCCGGAGGACTACTGGGAACTCTTTGCCGATCTCCAAAAGGACGAAACTACGTTCGAGGCCCAGTACTTCTACCGCGACGAGGACGACAACGAGGCCGAACGCGTCTGGGAGGAGGCCGTCGCGGACGAGGTCTACGAGACGCTCGCGGACCGCGACGCCGCGACCGTCGTCGACGTCAACCGTCGGACTCGCACCGATTCGCCGCCGACGCCGTTCAATACGACCCAGTTCATCCGCGCGGCCAGCGCGATCGGCTACTCCGCCAAGCGGGCGATGTCGATCGCCGAGGATCTCTACACCGCCGGCTACATGACGTATCCGCGGACGGACAACACCGTCTACCCCGACGATCTCGACCCCGAAGAACTGCTAGACGAGTTCGTTGGTCATCCAACGCTGGGCGACTCCGCGGAGTCGCTGCTCGAGGCCGACGAGATCGTCCCGACGGAGGGCGACGAGGAGACGACCGACCACCCGCCGATTCATCCGACGGGCGAGATCCCGTCCCGCGGCGAAATCAGCGACGACGAGTGGGAGATCTACGAACTCGTCGTGCGCCGGTTCTACGCGACCGTCGCCGACGCCGCGGTCTGGGAACACCTCAAGGTCGTCGCCGAAGTCGACGACTACCGACTCAAATCGAACGGCAAGCGCCTCGTCGAAGCCGGCTACCACGACGTCTACCCTTACTTCTCCACGAAGGAGAACTACGTGCCGGACGTCGACGAGGGCGAGGAACTCGGCCTCTCCGACGTCGAACTCGAGGCCAAGGAGACCCAGCCGCCCCGCCGGTACGGCCAGTCGCGGCTCATCGAGACCATGGAGGACCTGGGCATCGGGACGAAGTCGACCCGCCACGACATTCTCGAGAAGCTCTACGACCGCGGCTACGTCGAGAGCGACCCGCCGCGGCCGACGCGGCTGGCCATGGCCGTCGTCGAGGCCGCCGAGGACTACGCCGATCGCATCGTCAGCGAGGAGATGACGGCCCAGCTCGAGGCCGACATGGACGCCATCGCGAGCGGCGAGGCGACGCTGGACGACGTGACCGACGACTCCCGCGAGATGCTCGAGGAGATCTTCGCGAACCTCGGCGACTCCCGGGACGAGATCGGCGACCACCTGCGCAAGTCGCTCAAGGACGACAAGCGCCTCGGCCCCTGCCCCGAGTGCGGCGAGGATCTGCTCGTGCGCCGGAGCCGCCACGGCTCGTACTTCATCGGCTGCGACGGCTATCCCGACTGCGAGAACACACTGCCGCTGCCGTCGACCGGCAAGCCGCTCATCCTCGAGGAGGAGTGCGAGGACCACGGCCTGAACGAGGTCAAGATGCTCGCGGGCCGCCAGACGTTCGTCCACGGCTGCCCGCTCTGCAAGGCGGAAGACGCCGGCGAAGGGCCGGTGCTGGGCGAGTGTCCGGACTGTGGAGAAGAGCACGGCGGTGAACTCGCCGTCAAGACCCTCCAGAGCGGGTCGCGGCTCGTCGGCTGTACGCGCTACCCCGATTGCGAGTACTCGCTGCCGCTGCCCCGACGGGGCGACATCGAGGTCACCGACGAGCACTGCGAGGAACACGAGCTCCCCGAGATCGTCGTCCACAGCGGCGACGAGCCCTGGGAACTGGGCTGCCCGATCTGCAACTACCAGGAGTTCCAGGCCCGCGAGAGCGAAACGGGCTCGGACCTCGAGGCGCTCGAGGGGGTCGGTGCGAAGACCGTCGAGAAGCTCGCCGACGCGGGGATCGAGGACCTCGACGACCTGACCGATGCCGATCCCGACGCCGTTGCGGACGACGTCGAGGGCGTCAGCGCCGATCGCATCCGGGGCTGGCAGGCGAAGGCGTAG
- a CDS encoding sister chromatid cohesion protein PDS5 — MSELNDIPDGAVQGEGVEVTVGIDRLEEFLRAADPEVREYAAKTLANEASDRPADVRSAVGALTDCLEDEPAIRSHAAAALSAVAASVPAETRDAVPALTERLEGSASVRGDAADALASIAADDPGAVTESATELATYVTDAEDRVRIRATDALAAIAEAHSEPVVAVVDDVSAATDDESETVRENATAILAAVADHDPDAVLDAVDRLVDRLEDEPTISEHAARGIRSVAAEEPSAVTPSVELVAAGLSDEREAVRRDVAATLAAVAADRPDSVSDVVDELAASLDAEAAVRKETVGALRNVAEVAPDAVESAVDAFVERLADPLETVRVDAAAALETLATARPVAVEPAVEPLADRLADDEPPIRRHGIAAIAAVADATPEAVAPVVAELAGVLDDEDDEVRSEAARAIATVSTTAPGAVRPIVRSLADRLDDPHEPVRHRVADALSELAFEDAADDADVTALIDRLEDGDEWVRGDAARRLAGIAQSRVADPHPAVRSLRRRLDHDSPAVRRSATRDLVTIAAERPHEARAAVPSLGVRLGDDDPTVRNNAALALERIATASPDAVRPALEGLFGAIDDPDGSVRRTVRETLTTVAPASRSACRPPVGVAATETAAEEEAIRVAACEALARLDLETGAETTAAVGDVCDALIDPTPPVRAAALETLETLLAGNAETEPTPLEVLVEILSADDERAAAVATALADVARAEPECIAGAATPLVDRMREAPADQRRALLRALTTTVAGTERGPVSALLLEEVESDGADRASSIGEVARLAAAAPDDVAASRDRLTDLLAAGNEAVRGYAALALGTLAVTDRDDGSALAAMLDIGDQRLRDAVSLVSGGETPSDADGIESQLSGFGDRLEDDPWAGGLAVLALSVLADESEHLRSTAVSEIAAGLEVDSPIVRATAGRTLATMAAADPAGLETATDELFAALSDPDADVQATALTALSELADATGHLEDASNRLDAELRARLADPDGRVRARAIRTLTALEAADSLSAVRPLVDDPVPSVSRAAATATERLGTGRESTHDEVEWPMAGAGPARTGAVGDGGALERRPTKRWRVEIDGTVDAPPALVGDAVLATSDDGHVEAIALEDGSERWRFETDGPITTAPAVVDDAVYVGSDAAVHALDRETGERRWRYRTDATVGTPPVVAEGTVYVGDETLHAIDADTGHEVWTAPFEETLVGVAVADDAVYAACEERVFALAAADGNRRWETTLDLEGTVRTAPAVADGRIFVGCGGTLTALSTVDGSRRFRFDTGGRFAGSPAVADGVVYAASGDESVYAIDAKTGAERWRVALGEATTDPVIIDDTVCLGTADGHVTILATDDGARRWELAIDGVTEITSIAVASGLLCLVGPDGITAIGDADSSWRNSISRLFTRFGTGSS; from the coding sequence ATGTCTGAGCTGAACGATATACCGGACGGAGCGGTGCAGGGAGAGGGTGTCGAAGTCACCGTCGGGATCGATCGACTCGAGGAGTTTCTGCGGGCAGCGGATCCGGAGGTCAGGGAGTACGCGGCCAAGACGCTGGCGAACGAGGCGTCGGATCGGCCGGCGGACGTCCGATCGGCGGTCGGGGCGTTGACCGACTGTCTCGAGGACGAACCGGCGATCAGATCGCACGCGGCCGCGGCGCTGTCGGCCGTCGCCGCCAGCGTTCCGGCGGAAACGCGAGACGCCGTGCCGGCGCTGACCGAACGCCTCGAGGGGTCAGCGTCAGTGCGAGGGGATGCAGCGGACGCGCTCGCATCGATCGCGGCCGACGATCCGGGTGCCGTCACCGAATCTGCGACTGAACTCGCGACCTACGTCACGGACGCCGAGGACCGCGTTCGGATCCGAGCCACGGACGCGCTCGCTGCGATCGCCGAGGCCCATTCCGAACCGGTCGTCGCCGTCGTCGACGACGTCTCGGCGGCGACCGACGACGAGAGCGAGACGGTCAGGGAGAACGCGACAGCGATCCTCGCGGCCGTCGCCGATCACGATCCCGATGCCGTTCTCGACGCCGTCGATCGACTCGTCGACCGCCTCGAGGACGAACCGACTATCAGTGAACACGCCGCCCGAGGGATTCGATCCGTCGCAGCCGAGGAGCCGTCGGCAGTCACGCCGTCGGTCGAACTTGTCGCGGCCGGGCTGTCGGACGAGCGCGAGGCCGTCCGTCGCGACGTCGCAGCGACGCTCGCGGCCGTCGCGGCGGACCGTCCCGATTCCGTCAGCGATGTCGTCGACGAGCTCGCCGCGAGCCTCGACGCCGAGGCCGCCGTCCGCAAGGAAACCGTGGGCGCGCTCCGGAACGTGGCCGAGGTCGCGCCCGACGCGGTCGAATCCGCCGTCGACGCGTTCGTCGAGCGACTCGCCGATCCGCTCGAGACGGTGCGCGTCGATGCGGCCGCCGCGCTGGAGACGCTGGCGACGGCGCGCCCCGTCGCGGTCGAACCCGCCGTCGAACCGCTCGCCGATCGGCTGGCGGACGACGAGCCGCCGATCCGACGCCACGGCATTGCGGCCATCGCGGCCGTCGCCGACGCGACGCCCGAGGCCGTCGCTCCCGTCGTCGCCGAACTCGCCGGCGTCCTCGACGACGAGGACGACGAGGTCCGGTCCGAGGCTGCCCGCGCCATCGCGACCGTCTCGACGACTGCGCCCGGAGCAGTGCGGCCGATCGTCCGTTCCCTCGCCGATCGACTCGACGATCCTCACGAACCCGTCCGCCACCGCGTGGCCGACGCGCTGAGCGAACTCGCTTTCGAGGACGCCGCCGACGACGCCGACGTCACAGCGCTGATCGACCGGCTCGAGGACGGCGACGAGTGGGTTCGGGGCGACGCGGCGCGCAGGCTGGCGGGGATCGCCCAGTCGCGGGTGGCCGATCCGCATCCGGCGGTTCGCTCCCTGCGTCGACGGCTCGATCACGACAGCCCGGCAGTGCGGCGGTCGGCCACCAGAGACCTCGTCACGATCGCCGCCGAGCGGCCCCACGAGGCCCGCGCGGCCGTTCCGTCGCTCGGCGTGCGACTGGGGGACGACGACCCTACCGTTCGAAACAACGCTGCGCTCGCACTCGAGCGGATCGCGACCGCGTCTCCCGACGCCGTTCGGCCGGCGCTGGAGGGACTGTTCGGCGCGATCGACGATCCCGACGGCAGCGTCCGCAGGACGGTCCGCGAGACGCTCACGACCGTTGCGCCCGCCTCGCGGAGCGCCTGTCGGCCACCGGTTGGAGTCGCCGCCACGGAGACCGCTGCCGAGGAGGAAGCGATCCGGGTTGCCGCTTGCGAGGCGCTGGCTCGCCTCGACCTCGAGACGGGCGCCGAGACGACGGCAGCGGTTGGTGACGTTTGCGACGCCCTAATCGACCCGACGCCGCCCGTCCGTGCGGCGGCTCTCGAGACGCTGGAGACGCTGCTGGCGGGGAACGCCGAAACCGAGCCGACGCCGCTAGAGGTACTCGTCGAAATCCTCTCGGCCGACGACGAGCGCGCGGCGGCGGTCGCGACCGCGCTCGCCGACGTCGCCAGAGCGGAGCCGGAGTGTATCGCCGGGGCCGCGACGCCGCTCGTCGATCGGATGCGGGAAGCGCCGGCCGACCAGCGACGAGCGCTCCTGCGGGCGTTGACGACGACGGTCGCGGGGACCGAACGGGGACCCGTCTCGGCGCTCCTGCTCGAGGAGGTCGAGTCGGACGGGGCTGATCGCGCGTCGAGCATCGGTGAGGTCGCCAGATTGGCGGCCGCCGCGCCGGACGACGTCGCGGCCAGCCGGGATCGCCTCACCGACTTGCTCGCTGCTGGCAACGAGGCGGTCCGCGGGTACGCGGCGCTGGCGCTCGGAACGCTCGCGGTGACGGATCGCGACGACGGCTCCGCGCTGGCCGCCATGCTCGATATCGGGGACCAACGGTTGCGCGACGCCGTCTCGCTCGTCAGCGGCGGCGAAACGCCGAGCGACGCTGACGGAATCGAGTCCCAGCTCTCGGGATTCGGGGATCGACTCGAGGACGACCCGTGGGCCGGCGGGTTGGCCGTCCTCGCGCTCTCGGTGCTCGCCGACGAGTCCGAACACCTGCGATCGACGGCTGTCTCGGAGATCGCGGCCGGGCTCGAGGTCGACAGCCCGATTGTCCGAGCCACCGCCGGACGGACGCTCGCGACGATGGCCGCGGCCGATCCGGCGGGGCTCGAGACAGCGACCGACGAGTTATTCGCAGCGCTGTCGGATCCGGACGCCGACGTCCAGGCGACCGCCCTGACTGCGCTGTCCGAACTCGCCGACGCCACCGGGCATCTCGAGGACGCGTCGAACCGTCTCGATGCCGAACTCCGGGCCCGTCTCGCCGATCCCGACGGCCGCGTTCGCGCCCGTGCGATTCGGACGCTGACGGCGCTCGAGGCCGCCGACTCGCTGTCGGCCGTGCGACCGCTTGTCGACGATCCCGTCCCGTCGGTCTCGAGGGCAGCGGCGACTGCGACGGAACGTCTCGGGACCGGCCGAGAGAGCACACACGACGAAGTCGAGTGGCCGATGGCTGGTGCCGGGCCGGCGAGAACGGGCGCGGTCGGAGACGGGGGCGCGCTCGAACGCCGACCGACCAAACGGTGGCGCGTCGAAATCGACGGCACCGTCGATGCACCGCCGGCGCTGGTCGGCGACGCCGTTCTGGCCACGAGCGACGACGGCCACGTCGAGGCGATCGCACTCGAGGACGGAAGCGAACGCTGGCGGTTCGAGACGGACGGCCCGATCACGACCGCTCCCGCCGTCGTCGACGACGCCGTCTACGTCGGGAGTGACGCCGCAGTCCACGCGCTCGACCGCGAGACGGGCGAGCGACGCTGGCGCTACCGAACGGACGCCACCGTCGGAACGCCGCCGGTCGTCGCCGAGGGAACGGTCTACGTTGGCGACGAGACCCTCCACGCGATCGACGCCGACACCGGCCACGAGGTCTGGACGGCACCGTTCGAGGAGACCCTCGTCGGCGTTGCAGTCGCCGACGACGCCGTCTACGCCGCCTGCGAGGAGCGCGTATTCGCGCTCGCGGCTGCCGACGGGAACCGGCGCTGGGAGACGACGCTCGATCTCGAGGGAACGGTACGGACGGCGCCGGCGGTCGCGGACGGACGGATTTTCGTCGGCTGCGGCGGGACGCTCACTGCGCTGTCGACGGTCGACGGCTCGCGACGGTTCCGGTTCGACACTGGGGGCCGGTTCGCCGGCTCACCGGCCGTCGCGGACGGCGTCGTCTACGCGGCGAGCGGGGACGAGAGCGTGTACGCCATCGACGCGAAAACGGGCGCCGAGCGCTGGCGGGTCGCTCTCGGCGAGGCGACGACGGATCCGGTCATCATCGACGATACCGTCTGTCTGGGGACCGCCGACGGTCACGTCACCATCCTGGCGACCGACGACGGCGCTCGACGGTGGGAGCTCGCGATCGACGGCGTCACGGAGATCACGTCGATCGCCGTCGCGAGCGGGCTGCTCTGTCTCGTCGGACCCGACGGGATCACCGCTATCGGAGACGCGGACTCCTCCTGGAGGAATTCGATTTCGAGGCTGTTCACCCGGTTCGGAACCGGATCGTCGTAG
- a CDS encoding class I SAM-dependent methyltransferase: protein MTDDRDRWNERYGAAEFDPVDDPVPELERRIGTLPNGRALDVATGTGRNALFLAEHGYDVDAVDIAEAGLERARDRAAERGVDVDWTRADLAEFDPGRERYDVITVSFFAALEHLPDLKEALAPGGVLVYEHHLRSSDPVAGPSTDRYRYRSNDLLRACLDLTILSYEERRRPVGDGEGDGSSDGAVAVATLVARRSSGGTQSYPVERTP, encoded by the coding sequence ATGACCGACGACCGCGATCGATGGAACGAGCGGTACGGAGCGGCCGAGTTCGATCCCGTCGACGATCCCGTTCCCGAACTCGAGCGTCGCATCGGGACGCTCCCGAACGGTCGCGCGCTCGACGTCGCGACCGGAACCGGACGCAACGCGCTGTTCCTGGCCGAACACGGGTACGACGTGGACGCAGTGGACATCGCTGAGGCCGGACTCGAGCGCGCCCGCGATCGGGCCGCCGAGCGAGGCGTCGACGTCGACTGGACCCGCGCCGATCTGGCCGAGTTCGACCCCGGCCGTGAGCGCTACGACGTGATCACCGTGAGCTTCTTCGCCGCCCTCGAGCACCTGCCGGACCTCAAAGAGGCGCTCGCCCCCGGCGGCGTGCTCGTCTACGAACATCACCTCCGCTCGAGCGATCCGGTCGCCGGCCCCTCGACGGATCGCTACCGCTACCGGTCGAACGACCTGCTCCGGGCGTGTCTGGATCTGACGATCCTCTCCTACGAGGAGCGACGGCGGCCGGTCGGCGATGGCGAAGGAGATGGGAGCAGCGACGGCGCTGTCGCAGTCGCGACGCTCGTCGCGCGTCGCTCGAGTGGCGGCACGCAGTCGTATCCGGTCGAGCGGACCCCGTGA
- a CDS encoding LysE family translocator produces the protein MASLPITALAGVIFGLALAAPPGPMNAIIAEESVVRGWSAGFRAGLGAMLADAIFFVLTLAGIVAVLDRAPIVRPVLYLAGGCLMLYFALGAVREARAATSFTEASRTAATGFRKTLVLSLTNPYQIGFWLTVGVGLLEPGTLDVLAYAPAVGQALAGTLVVQTGSPALLLGFFGGIAVWIVAYPAALVAAGRRVDAFAPAVAALSAVVLVGFGALFLVLGTLRLT, from the coding sequence ATGGCTTCCCTCCCGATCACAGCACTGGCCGGCGTGATCTTCGGACTCGCACTCGCGGCTCCCCCGGGACCGATGAATGCGATTATCGCCGAGGAGAGCGTCGTTCGCGGGTGGTCGGCCGGCTTTCGGGCCGGACTCGGTGCGATGCTCGCGGACGCGATCTTCTTCGTCCTCACGCTCGCCGGCATCGTCGCCGTACTCGACCGCGCCCCGATCGTCCGCCCCGTGCTCTATCTCGCCGGCGGGTGTCTGATGCTGTACTTCGCCCTCGGTGCGGTTCGGGAGGCCAGGGCCGCCACGTCGTTTACCGAAGCCAGCCGGACCGCTGCCACGGGGTTTCGGAAGACGCTCGTCCTCTCCCTGACCAACCCCTATCAGATCGGCTTCTGGCTCACCGTCGGCGTCGGCCTGCTCGAGCCCGGCACCCTCGACGTGCTCGCGTACGCGCCGGCGGTCGGGCAGGCGCTCGCGGGAACCCTGGTCGTCCAGACCGGCTCTCCGGCGTTGTTGCTCGGGTTCTTCGGGGGGATCGCCGTCTGGATCGTGGCCTATCCAGCGGCGCTGGTTGCAGCGGGCCGGCGCGTCGACGCGTTCGCCCCCGCGGTCGCTGCGCTGAGCGCCGTCGTCCTCGTCGGGTTCGGCGCGCTCTTTCTCGTCTTGGGCACGCTTCGGCTCACCTGA
- a CDS encoding DUF7332 family protein: MGASRPSSAIAVTMLCCIALLAVVPAATIAQQSVPSVQTAADSNGQPVSTCLTGTGTSFTVGSSNSTNIWIRLHASILTGSGGSLGAELVGSTNGTSIIEVAAGVQYVADGIFDFLTNPIGSFDTVSGFSLRLPMLEDVRTGLGADEPPQSGDQSAEDDGDTTGTEDSPFEMLRC; this comes from the coding sequence ATGGGTGCCTCCCGTCCTTCGAGTGCCATCGCAGTCACGATGCTATGCTGCATCGCTCTCCTCGCCGTCGTGCCGGCCGCGACGATCGCCCAGCAGTCCGTACCCAGCGTTCAGACCGCTGCCGATTCGAACGGCCAGCCCGTATCGACGTGTCTCACTGGGACGGGAACGTCGTTCACCGTCGGATCGTCGAACAGCACAAACATCTGGATCCGACTGCACGCTTCGATACTGACCGGCTCCGGCGGCTCCCTCGGTGCTGAACTCGTCGGGTCGACCAACGGAACGTCGATCATCGAGGTCGCAGCCGGCGTACAGTACGTTGCTGACGGAATCTTTGACTTCCTCACGAACCCCATTGGATCGTTCGACACGGTCAGCGGATTCTCCCTCCGGCTCCCGATGCTCGAGGACGTGAGGACGGGACTCGGTGCCGACGAGCCGCCCCAGTCCGGCGACCAGTCGGCCGAGGACGACGGCGATACCACGGGCACCGAGGACAGCCCCTTCGAGATGCTCAGGTGTTAG
- a CDS encoding HD domain-containing protein: MGVEIKETRVSDAEFEEMKGFVFEYLAASVEKEEEGGRMRWYPWHSAEYRHNHILNVVDIATDIAEEEGADIDVTRVAALFHDVAKLETDQELHAEAGARVAREYLQSRADYPESFIQQVCRAIEHHSYQGDLTDLALETQCLIEADLLDKVGANGTALMLLRMGYEARTHMDCDEMVERVLERGYDAASRVQSDTAESIAHQRLKRVKWFSEWLEDEIAALGE; the protein is encoded by the coding sequence GTGGGCGTTGAAATAAAAGAAACCCGAGTGAGCGACGCCGAGTTCGAGGAGATGAAGGGGTTCGTCTTCGAGTATCTCGCGGCCAGCGTCGAGAAGGAAGAGGAAGGCGGCCGCATGCGGTGGTATCCCTGGCACTCCGCGGAGTACCGGCACAACCACATCCTCAACGTCGTCGACATCGCGACCGATATCGCCGAGGAAGAGGGCGCGGACATCGACGTCACCCGCGTCGCCGCCCTCTTCCACGACGTCGCCAAACTCGAGACCGATCAGGAACTCCACGCCGAAGCCGGCGCTCGCGTCGCCCGCGAGTACCTCCAGTCCCGCGCCGACTACCCCGAATCGTTCATCCAGCAGGTGTGTCGCGCCATCGAACACCACTCCTATCAGGGCGATCTGACCGACCTCGCGCTCGAGACCCAGTGTCTCATCGAGGCCGACCTGCTCGACAAGGTCGGCGCGAACGGGACCGCACTGATGCTGTTGCGGATGGGCTACGAGGCCCGAACGCACATGGACTGCGACGAGATGGTCGAGCGCGTCCTCGAACGCGGCTACGACGCCGCCTCGCGCGTCCAGAGCGACACCGCGGAGAGCATCGCCCATCAGCGCCTGAAACGCGTCAAATGGTTCAGCGAGTGGCTAGAGGACGAGATCGCCGCGCTGGGCGAGTAA
- a CDS encoding cobalamin B12-binding domain-containing protein, with protein MSSEQEAESIRCLVAKVGLDGHDRGAHVIARAFRDAGFEVIYSGLHKAPEEIVQAAVQEDVDVLGISILSGAHDTLVPKIMDGLEEYGAKDDTLVLAGGVIPEEDRAGLKDAGVAAIFGPGTSIEETIEFVRENAPQR; from the coding sequence ATGAGCAGCGAACAGGAAGCGGAGTCGATTCGGTGTCTCGTCGCCAAAGTCGGGCTCGACGGTCACGATCGCGGTGCCCACGTCATCGCGCGGGCGTTCCGAGACGCCGGCTTCGAGGTCATCTATTCCGGGCTGCACAAAGCCCCGGAGGAAATCGTTCAGGCGGCGGTGCAAGAGGACGTCGACGTCCTCGGAATCTCTATTCTCTCGGGTGCGCACGACACGCTCGTCCCGAAGATCATGGACGGGCTCGAGGAGTACGGCGCCAAAGACGACACGCTGGTCCTCGCCGGCGGCGTCATCCCGGAGGAGGACCGCGCGGGGCTCAAAGACGCCGGCGTCGCGGCGATCTTCGGGCCCGGGACTTCGATCGAGGAGACCATCGAGTTCGTCCGGGAGAACGCGCCGCAGCGATGA
- the meaB gene encoding methylmalonyl Co-A mutase-associated GTPase MeaB, translated as MDPDDEALLEALLAGEHRALARVISKIENRSPGYRDLVSELYAHTGNADVIGITGSPGAGKSTLVDKLAEEYRDRGETVGVIAIDPSSPFTGGAVLGDRIRMASTVGDMDVFVRSMSARGTLGGLSTATADAVKAMDAFGKDKIIIETVGAGQNEIDIVRTADTVAVLVPPGSGDDIQTLKAGILEIADVFVVNKADRDGADRTVQELREMVHLGEEGGLGGDGHHGAGAMGGGDDRSDADTGDDSEESWTPPIVETVATKGTGVETFIDELANHRTYLVDSGTRAEKVRQRYAEEIRTLLREDVHSLLEDELAASGGIDDLADAVRRGETDPYSIASDVLGPVEACVENLETDVDADSGAE; from the coding sequence ATGGATCCCGACGACGAAGCGCTCCTCGAGGCGTTACTGGCGGGTGAACACCGCGCCCTCGCCCGGGTCATCTCGAAGATCGAGAACCGGTCGCCGGGCTACCGCGATCTCGTGTCGGAGCTGTACGCACACACGGGCAACGCCGACGTGATCGGAATCACGGGCAGCCCCGGCGCGGGCAAGTCGACGCTGGTCGATAAACTCGCCGAGGAGTACCGCGACCGCGGCGAGACGGTCGGCGTTATCGCGATCGATCCCTCCTCGCCCTTTACCGGCGGTGCGGTCCTCGGGGACCGGATCCGGATGGCCTCGACCGTCGGCGACATGGACGTCTTCGTGCGTTCGATGAGCGCTCGCGGGACGCTCGGCGGCCTCTCGACGGCGACCGCCGACGCCGTGAAGGCGATGGACGCCTTCGGCAAGGACAAGATCATCATCGAAACCGTCGGTGCCGGGCAAAACGAGATCGACATCGTCCGCACGGCCGACACCGTCGCCGTCCTCGTCCCGCCCGGCTCCGGCGACGACATCCAGACGCTGAAAGCGGGGATCCTCGAGATCGCCGACGTCTTCGTCGTCAACAAGGCCGACCGGGACGGCGCGGATCGAACAGTGCAGGAACTGCGGGAGATGGTTCACCTCGGCGAGGAGGGCGGACTCGGCGGTGACGGCCACCACGGTGCCGGCGCGATGGGCGGCGGAGACGATCGGAGCGATGCCGACACCGGAGACGATTCGGAAGAGAGCTGGACGCCACCCATCGTCGAAACGGTCGCCACGAAGGGGACCGGCGTCGAGACCTTCATCGACGAACTCGCGAATCACCGCACGTACCTCGTCGACTCCGGCACCCGCGCCGAGAAGGTCCGCCAGCGCTACGCCGAAGAGATCCGCACCCTGCTTCGCGAGGACGTCCACTCCCTGCTCGAGGACGAACTCGCAGCGAGCGGCGGGATCGACGACCTCGCCGACGCCGTCCGCCGGGGCGAGACCGACCCCTACTCGATCGCCAGCGACGTCCTCGGGCCCGTCGAGGCCTGCGTCGAGAACCTCGAGACCGACGTCGATGCGGACTCGGGCGCTGAGTAG